A single region of the Hippopotamus amphibius kiboko isolate mHipAmp2 chromosome 6, mHipAmp2.hap2, whole genome shotgun sequence genome encodes:
- the AKAP12 gene encoding A-kinase anchor protein 12 isoform X2, translating into MGAGSSTEQRSPEQPEAGSATPAEPEPSSGGGSAAEAAPDTPGDPTIAAADPATKLLQKNGQLSTINGLAEQGELSLQEGALNGQEEEVIVTDVGQRESEDVSERESDKEMAANSAVVQDISKDGQEEMPETMEQIPASESSVDELTQSAEPQANDVGFKKVFKFVGFKFTVKKDKTEKSDTVQLLTVKKDEGEGAGGSDGAGDHPEPSRETGDTTPKDSELKQSTETPEETPRREQSRTEIPLQAESGQAAEEGKDEGEEKQEKEPAVSPDSPTSPVASDTASPFKKFFTQGWAGWRKKTSFRKPREDELEASEKKKEQEPEKADAEEHEKTEDASEQPPPQEAPESAQDARLSAEYEKVELPTEDQVQAPPEEKPAPLATEVFDEKVEIVAEVHVSTIEKDTEEQEAEGEETEEPSPLEKSVETSADLQEAEPEEALLKTEEDAGAPSEDHSADARAPSTPPEGIVNEVEMLSSQERIKVQGSPLKKLFTSSGLKKLSAKKQKGKRGGDEEPGEQHPASADSPDSPDEPKGESSASSPEEPEEITCLEKGVADAPQDGEAEEGTTSDGEKKREGVTPWASFKKMVTPKKRVRRLSESDKEDEVDKIKSATLSSTESAASEMQEEAKGNGEEQKQEEPKRKVDTSVSWEALICVGSSKKRARKASSSDDEGEVKPLGGESQKLEEAGKDKEAGPDAHLAGSQDHDGPPGSSSPEQAGSPSEGEGVSTWESFKRLVTSRKKSKSKLEDKSEDSVAGSGVEHSASDAEPGKEESWVSIRKFIPGRRKKRPDGKQEQAAMEDTGPTEVNEEDSEVPAVVPLSEYDAVEREKAEAQQAPKVEEGPEQEVAVHVSEELSKSLVRSVTVAVVDGTRAITSIEERAPSWISASVTEPLEQAEDEEKPPTGEAFEREIVAEETHVITKTLPESQEAGDDMIASEVELTSEAVTAAETTEPFCAEEAAEASGAEETADMISAVSQLTESPDTTEEATPVQEVAGGAPDVEDQARRTQEVLWAVAEKVREESELPEARGPDDIIRTTQKTQAIIPEMVEEAEEDAHALDLKEAMDGASKVHGQEAKTETLTQGTVAQATPESLEEVPPGTESAEARELTSICLAETEAGVKPETIPEQPTAADSAETLTDNETNGSTPEAPSISQQAKIMEIHGDGEFPSGTQYQVTEGEVLPALKEMPPEPSDFQSQEETHSKTEEVLEHTDKEVTVETVPILSETEVIQEAGRCADVEAKEEPSVERRALSSDTEITEEKISEVAFEDEVPKKAEFEKKDDIEFQSPAKSLPTPVERGMVVQVERDKMEPEPTQVNEEKLEHKPAVTVCEELSKQLVQAVNVTVLDGEKEVIRFEGSSSLLVHEEVACTEIQVQSSEASLALTAAAVGEKVLGGAIKILETAETLASAEARLVPEEKASEKDEDSPVQPGEDAVPTETEPQAESIPVIVSVTPEKGISADLEGDKTASQKWESDGDGEQVGCQEGRVGKAKEEDLKAENEILNLETESCKLVQNIIQTAVDQLGSTEETATTFQTQAQLTEADSQEAGQKIEKEASELQAHALDETQTVEAKEESSLSAEEHAHPDVSKDVNEASEKMVATRVEGSRVDDQRLEEVALPSEGKREAPETKSVLEDDDDAEFGERTEKSPFESQEDEKGDAADDPGNQTSAPEEAEASGGSTEESPDTNGPKLKEKGDSQEVEFQEGKVQSESEKEIKTQTQEETQNEKREPAKPEPTES; encoded by the coding sequence ttGGACAGAGAGAGTCTGAAGATGTGAGTGAAAGGGAGTCAGACAAAGAGATGGCTGCTAACTCAGCGGTGGTCCAAGACATCTCGAAGGATGGGCAGGAGGAAATGCCTGAGACGATGGAACAGATCCCTGCCTCAGAAAGCAGTGTAGACGAGCTGACGCAATCTGCTGAGCCCCAGGCTAACGACGTGGGATTTAAGAAGGTGTTTAAGTTTGTCGGCTTTAAATTCACTGTGAAAAAGGATAAGACGGAGAAGTCTGACACTGTCCAGCTCCTCACCGTCAAAAAGGATGAAGGTGAAGGGGCAGGAGGGTCGGACGGGGCTGGTGACCACCCGGAGCCCAGCCGGGAGACGGGGGACACGACACCCAAAGACAGTGAACTGAAACAGTCCACAGAGACACCCGAAGAGACGCCCAGACGCGAGCAGAGCCGCACAGAAATCCCCCTTCAGGCCGAGTCTGGTCAAGCAGCCGAGGAAGGCAaagatgaaggagaagaaaaacaagagaaagaaccCGCCGTATCTCCAGACTCTCCGACTAGTCCAGTGGCCAGCGACACCGCATCGCCCTTCAAAAAATTCTTCACTCAGGGTTGGGCTGGCTGGCGAAAAAAGACCAGTTTCAGGAAGCCTCGGGAGGATGAGCTGGAGGCttcagagaagaagaaggaacaaGAACCAGAAAAagcagacgcagaagaacacgaGAAGACGGAAGATGCCTCCGAGCAGCCACCCCCGCAGGAGGCCCCCGAGAGCGCCCAGGATGCCAGGCTGTCGGCTGAGTATGAAAAAGTGGAGCTGCCCACCGAAGATCAAGTGCAAGCACCTCCCGAAGAGAAACCCGCCCCATTAGCAACAGAAGTCTTTGATGAAAAAGTAGAGATTGTCGCGGAAGTCCACGTTAGCACTATAGAGAAGGACACGGAGGAGCAGGAAGCCGagggagaagaaacagaagagcCCTCGCCACTGGAAAAGTCGGTTGAAACGAGTGCCGACCTTCAGGAAGCCGAGCCCGAGGAGGCGCTGCTGAAGACTGAAGAAGATGCGGGCGCCCCCAGCGAGGACCACTCCGCAGACGCGAGAGCGCCGTCCACGCCCCCCGAGGGCATCGTGAATGAGGTGGAAATGCTGTCCTCGCAGGAGAGAATTAAGGTGCAGGGAAGCCCTTTAAAGAAACTGTTCACTAGCAGTGGCCTTAAAAAGCTCtctgcaaagaaacagaaagggaaaCGAGGAGGAGATGAGGAGCCCGGAGAGCAGCATCCAGCCTCAGCAGATTCTCCCGACAGTCCAGACGAACCCAAGGGCGAGAGCTCGGCCTCGTCCCCTGAAGAGCCCGAGGAGATCACGTGTCTGGAGAAAGGCGTGGCCGATGCCCCCCAGGACGGGGAGGCTGAGGAAGGGACCACTTCCGATggagagaagaagagggaaggTGTTACCCCCTGGGCATCTTTCAAAAAGATGGTGACGCCCAAGAAACGCGTAAGAAGGCTCTCTGAAAGTGATAAGGAGGACGAAGTGGACAAGATCAAGAGTGCCACCCTGTCTTCCACAGAGAGTGCAGCCTCTGAGATGCAGGAAGAGGCGAAAGGAAATGGAGAggagcagaagcaggaagagCCAAAGCGCAAGGTTGACACCTCCGTGTCCTGGGAAGCTCTGATTTGTGTGGGGTCATCCAAGAAAAGGGCAAGAAAAGCATCCTCTTCCGACGACGAAGGGGAAGTGAAACCCCTGGGAGGAGAGAGCCAAAAACTAGAGGAAGCAGGGAAAGACAAGGAGGCCGGCCCAGACGCGCACCTTGCTGGCTCCCAGGACCACGATGGGCCCCCAGGAAGTTCCTCACCAGAGCAGGCTGGCAGCCCCTCCGAAGGGGAGGGGGTCTCCACCTGGGAGTCATTTAAAAGATTAGTCACCTCGAGAAAAAAATCGAAGTCAAAACTGGAAGATAAAAGCGAAGATTCTGTAGCTGGGTCTGGTGTAGAACATTCAGCCTCAGATGCCGAGCCCGGGAAAGAAGAGTCTTGGGTTTCAATCAGGAAGTTTATTCCTGGGCGGAGGAAGAAAAGGCCAGATGGGAAACAAGAACAAGCAGCGATGGAAGATACGGGGCCAACGGAGGTCAACGAAGAAGATTCAGAAGTCCCGGCAGTGGTACCTCTGTCCGAGTACGATGCGGTGGAAAGGGAGAAAGCCGAAGCCCAGCAAGCTCCGAAGGTGGAGGAGGGGCCCGAGCAGGAGGTGGCTGTCCACGTGTCTGAAGAGCTCAGCAAGAGCCTCGTTCGCTCAGTGACCGTGGCTGTTGTGGATGGGACAAGGGCCATTACCAGCATCGAAGAAAGGGCACCTTCGTGGATCTCTGCTTCGGTGACAGAACCTCTTGAACAAGCAGAAGATGAAGAAAAGCCACCGACCGGAGAGGCGTTTGAAAGAGAAATTGTGGCAGAGGAAACCCACGTTATTACCAAAACTCTGCCAGAGAGCCAGGAGGCCGGTGATGACATGATTGCTAGCGAGGTGGAATTGACCTCTGAAGCTGTGACGGCTGCAGAAACCACAGAGCCATTCTGTGCTGAAGAAGCCGCAGAAGCCTCTGGTGCTGAAGAGACCGCCGACATGATTTCGGCTGTTTCCCAGTTAACGGAGTCTCCAGACACCACCGAGGAAGCAACACCTGTTCAGGAGGTGGCGGGCGGCGCGCCCGACGTGGAAGACCAGGCGAGGAGGACCCAGGAGGTGCTGTGGGCCGTTGCGGAAAAAGTCAGAGAAGAATCAGAGCTGCCTGAGGCCAGAGGGCCAGACGACATCATCCGGACAACCCAGAAAACACAAGCGATAATACCAGAGATGGTGGAAGAAGCAGAAGAGGATGCTCACGCCCTTGATCTGAAGGAAGCGATGGATGGAGCGTCCAAAGTACATGGACAAGAAGCTAAAACTGAGACTTTGACGCAGGGGACGGTGGCACAGGCCACCCCGGAAAGCTTGGAAGAAGTCCCTCCGGGCACAGAGAGCGCAGAGGCCAGGGAGCTTACCAGCATTTGTCTAGCTGAAACCGAGGCTGGGGTAAAACCAGAAACTATCCCAGAACAGCCTACTGCTGCTGATTCAGCTGAGACCCTCACAGACAATGAGACCAATGGAAGCACCCCAGAAGCTCCAAGTATAAGCCAGCAGGCCAAGATCATGGAAATCCACGGAGACGGTGAATTTCCATCAGGGACCCAATACCAGGTCACAGAAGGTGAGGTGCTTCCTGCACTGAAAGAGATGCCTCCCGAGCCGTCCGATTTTCAATCCCAGGAAGAAACACATTCAAAAACGGAAGAGGTTCTAGAACATACAGATAAAGAGGTAACAGTGGAAACTGTACCCATCCTTTCAGAGACTGAGGTGATTCAGGAGGCTGGCCGATGTGCTGATGTGGAAGCCAAAGAGGAACCATCTGTCGAACGACGTGCGCTGTCTTCTGACACAGAAATAACTGAGGAGAAGATAAGTGAAGTTGCCTTTGAGGATGAAGTTCCTAAAAAAGCTGAATTTGAAAAGAAGGATGATATCGAATTCCAGAGTCCTGCTAAGTCCCTCCCAACcccagtggagagagggatggTAGTCCAAGTGGAAAGGGACAAAATGGAACCAGAGCCAACCCAAGTGAACGAAGAGAAACTTGAGCACAAACCAGCTGTTACCGTATGTGAAGAGCTCAGTAAGCAACTGGTTCAGGCAGTGAATGTAACTGTCCTAGACGGGGAAAAGGAAGTCATCCGTTTTGAAGGAAGTTCTTCTCTGCTTGTTCATGAGGAAGTGGCATGCACAGAAATTCAAGTTCAAAGCTCTGAGGCCTCATTAGCTCTAACAGCTGCAGCAGTGGGGGAGAAGGTCTTAGGAGGAGCTATCAAGATTTTAGAAACAGCGGAAACTTTGGCATCTGCAGAGGCACGTTTAGTACCGGAAGAAAAGGCCTCAGAAAAAGATGAAGACTCTCCTGTTCAGCCGGGGGAAGACGCGGTGCCCACAGAGACTGAGCCTCAGGCCGAATCAATACCGGTGATAGTATCTGTTACGCCTGAAAAAGGCATCAGCGCTGACCTGGAAGGAGATAAAACCGCATCACAGAAATGGGAGTCAGATGGAGACGGCGAGCAGGTTGGTTGTCAGGAAGGCAGAGTGGGCAAAGCAAAAGAGGAAGATTTAAAGGCTGAAAATGAGATTTTGAACCTTGAGACAGAGAGCTGCAAACTTGTACAAAACATAATTCAGACAGCCGTTGACCAGCTGGGAAGTACAGAAGAAACAGCCACTACTTTCCAGACCCAGGCTCAGCTGACAGAAGCTGACAGCCAGGAAGCTGGGCAGAAAATCGAGAAAGAAGCAAGTGAACTTCAGGCCCACGCATTGGATGAAACACAAACCGTCGAGGCCAAAGAGGAGTCCTCACTAAGCGCCGAGGAACACGCACATCCAGATGTTTCCAAAGATGTGAATGAAGCTTCAGAGAAGATGGTGGCCACTAGGGTAGAAGGTTCTAGGGTAGATGACCAGCGGCTTGAAGAGGTAGCTCTCCCAtctgagggaaagagagaagcccCTGAAACAAAGTCTGTGCTAGAAGATGACGATGATGCTGAGTTTGGAGAAAGAACCGAGAAGTCACCGTTTGAATCCCAAGAAGATGAAAAAGGTGATGCTGCTGATGACCCCGGGAACCAAACCTCAGCCCCGGAAGAAGCTGAGGCCTCGGGAGGCTCAACCGAAGAGTCTCCAGATACAAATGGACCGAAACTGAAAGAGAAGGGAGACAGCCAGGAAGTAGAATTTCAGGAAGGAAAAGTGCAGAGCgagtcagaaaaagagatcaaaacacaaacacaggagGAGACACAGAACGAGAAGAGAGAACCAGCAAAACCTGAACCCACAGAATCCTAA
- the AKAP12 gene encoding A-kinase anchor protein 12 isoform X1, with protein MLGIITITVGQRESEDVSERESDKEMAANSAVVQDISKDGQEEMPETMEQIPASESSVDELTQSAEPQANDVGFKKVFKFVGFKFTVKKDKTEKSDTVQLLTVKKDEGEGAGGSDGAGDHPEPSRETGDTTPKDSELKQSTETPEETPRREQSRTEIPLQAESGQAAEEGKDEGEEKQEKEPAVSPDSPTSPVASDTASPFKKFFTQGWAGWRKKTSFRKPREDELEASEKKKEQEPEKADAEEHEKTEDASEQPPPQEAPESAQDARLSAEYEKVELPTEDQVQAPPEEKPAPLATEVFDEKVEIVAEVHVSTIEKDTEEQEAEGEETEEPSPLEKSVETSADLQEAEPEEALLKTEEDAGAPSEDHSADARAPSTPPEGIVNEVEMLSSQERIKVQGSPLKKLFTSSGLKKLSAKKQKGKRGGDEEPGEQHPASADSPDSPDEPKGESSASSPEEPEEITCLEKGVADAPQDGEAEEGTTSDGEKKREGVTPWASFKKMVTPKKRVRRLSESDKEDEVDKIKSATLSSTESAASEMQEEAKGNGEEQKQEEPKRKVDTSVSWEALICVGSSKKRARKASSSDDEGEVKPLGGESQKLEEAGKDKEAGPDAHLAGSQDHDGPPGSSSPEQAGSPSEGEGVSTWESFKRLVTSRKKSKSKLEDKSEDSVAGSGVEHSASDAEPGKEESWVSIRKFIPGRRKKRPDGKQEQAAMEDTGPTEVNEEDSEVPAVVPLSEYDAVEREKAEAQQAPKVEEGPEQEVAVHVSEELSKSLVRSVTVAVVDGTRAITSIEERAPSWISASVTEPLEQAEDEEKPPTGEAFEREIVAEETHVITKTLPESQEAGDDMIASEVELTSEAVTAAETTEPFCAEEAAEASGAEETADMISAVSQLTESPDTTEEATPVQEVAGGAPDVEDQARRTQEVLWAVAEKVREESELPEARGPDDIIRTTQKTQAIIPEMVEEAEEDAHALDLKEAMDGASKVHGQEAKTETLTQGTVAQATPESLEEVPPGTESAEARELTSICLAETEAGVKPETIPEQPTAADSAETLTDNETNGSTPEAPSISQQAKIMEIHGDGEFPSGTQYQVTEGEVLPALKEMPPEPSDFQSQEETHSKTEEVLEHTDKEVTVETVPILSETEVIQEAGRCADVEAKEEPSVERRALSSDTEITEEKISEVAFEDEVPKKAEFEKKDDIEFQSPAKSLPTPVERGMVVQVERDKMEPEPTQVNEEKLEHKPAVTVCEELSKQLVQAVNVTVLDGEKEVIRFEGSSSLLVHEEVACTEIQVQSSEASLALTAAAVGEKVLGGAIKILETAETLASAEARLVPEEKASEKDEDSPVQPGEDAVPTETEPQAESIPVIVSVTPEKGISADLEGDKTASQKWESDGDGEQVGCQEGRVGKAKEEDLKAENEILNLETESCKLVQNIIQTAVDQLGSTEETATTFQTQAQLTEADSQEAGQKIEKEASELQAHALDETQTVEAKEESSLSAEEHAHPDVSKDVNEASEKMVATRVEGSRVDDQRLEEVALPSEGKREAPETKSVLEDDDDAEFGERTEKSPFESQEDEKGDAADDPGNQTSAPEEAEASGGSTEESPDTNGPKLKEKGDSQEVEFQEGKVQSESEKEIKTQTQEETQNEKREPAKPEPTES; from the coding sequence ttGGACAGAGAGAGTCTGAAGATGTGAGTGAAAGGGAGTCAGACAAAGAGATGGCTGCTAACTCAGCGGTGGTCCAAGACATCTCGAAGGATGGGCAGGAGGAAATGCCTGAGACGATGGAACAGATCCCTGCCTCAGAAAGCAGTGTAGACGAGCTGACGCAATCTGCTGAGCCCCAGGCTAACGACGTGGGATTTAAGAAGGTGTTTAAGTTTGTCGGCTTTAAATTCACTGTGAAAAAGGATAAGACGGAGAAGTCTGACACTGTCCAGCTCCTCACCGTCAAAAAGGATGAAGGTGAAGGGGCAGGAGGGTCGGACGGGGCTGGTGACCACCCGGAGCCCAGCCGGGAGACGGGGGACACGACACCCAAAGACAGTGAACTGAAACAGTCCACAGAGACACCCGAAGAGACGCCCAGACGCGAGCAGAGCCGCACAGAAATCCCCCTTCAGGCCGAGTCTGGTCAAGCAGCCGAGGAAGGCAaagatgaaggagaagaaaaacaagagaaagaaccCGCCGTATCTCCAGACTCTCCGACTAGTCCAGTGGCCAGCGACACCGCATCGCCCTTCAAAAAATTCTTCACTCAGGGTTGGGCTGGCTGGCGAAAAAAGACCAGTTTCAGGAAGCCTCGGGAGGATGAGCTGGAGGCttcagagaagaagaaggaacaaGAACCAGAAAAagcagacgcagaagaacacgaGAAGACGGAAGATGCCTCCGAGCAGCCACCCCCGCAGGAGGCCCCCGAGAGCGCCCAGGATGCCAGGCTGTCGGCTGAGTATGAAAAAGTGGAGCTGCCCACCGAAGATCAAGTGCAAGCACCTCCCGAAGAGAAACCCGCCCCATTAGCAACAGAAGTCTTTGATGAAAAAGTAGAGATTGTCGCGGAAGTCCACGTTAGCACTATAGAGAAGGACACGGAGGAGCAGGAAGCCGagggagaagaaacagaagagcCCTCGCCACTGGAAAAGTCGGTTGAAACGAGTGCCGACCTTCAGGAAGCCGAGCCCGAGGAGGCGCTGCTGAAGACTGAAGAAGATGCGGGCGCCCCCAGCGAGGACCACTCCGCAGACGCGAGAGCGCCGTCCACGCCCCCCGAGGGCATCGTGAATGAGGTGGAAATGCTGTCCTCGCAGGAGAGAATTAAGGTGCAGGGAAGCCCTTTAAAGAAACTGTTCACTAGCAGTGGCCTTAAAAAGCTCtctgcaaagaaacagaaagggaaaCGAGGAGGAGATGAGGAGCCCGGAGAGCAGCATCCAGCCTCAGCAGATTCTCCCGACAGTCCAGACGAACCCAAGGGCGAGAGCTCGGCCTCGTCCCCTGAAGAGCCCGAGGAGATCACGTGTCTGGAGAAAGGCGTGGCCGATGCCCCCCAGGACGGGGAGGCTGAGGAAGGGACCACTTCCGATggagagaagaagagggaaggTGTTACCCCCTGGGCATCTTTCAAAAAGATGGTGACGCCCAAGAAACGCGTAAGAAGGCTCTCTGAAAGTGATAAGGAGGACGAAGTGGACAAGATCAAGAGTGCCACCCTGTCTTCCACAGAGAGTGCAGCCTCTGAGATGCAGGAAGAGGCGAAAGGAAATGGAGAggagcagaagcaggaagagCCAAAGCGCAAGGTTGACACCTCCGTGTCCTGGGAAGCTCTGATTTGTGTGGGGTCATCCAAGAAAAGGGCAAGAAAAGCATCCTCTTCCGACGACGAAGGGGAAGTGAAACCCCTGGGAGGAGAGAGCCAAAAACTAGAGGAAGCAGGGAAAGACAAGGAGGCCGGCCCAGACGCGCACCTTGCTGGCTCCCAGGACCACGATGGGCCCCCAGGAAGTTCCTCACCAGAGCAGGCTGGCAGCCCCTCCGAAGGGGAGGGGGTCTCCACCTGGGAGTCATTTAAAAGATTAGTCACCTCGAGAAAAAAATCGAAGTCAAAACTGGAAGATAAAAGCGAAGATTCTGTAGCTGGGTCTGGTGTAGAACATTCAGCCTCAGATGCCGAGCCCGGGAAAGAAGAGTCTTGGGTTTCAATCAGGAAGTTTATTCCTGGGCGGAGGAAGAAAAGGCCAGATGGGAAACAAGAACAAGCAGCGATGGAAGATACGGGGCCAACGGAGGTCAACGAAGAAGATTCAGAAGTCCCGGCAGTGGTACCTCTGTCCGAGTACGATGCGGTGGAAAGGGAGAAAGCCGAAGCCCAGCAAGCTCCGAAGGTGGAGGAGGGGCCCGAGCAGGAGGTGGCTGTCCACGTGTCTGAAGAGCTCAGCAAGAGCCTCGTTCGCTCAGTGACCGTGGCTGTTGTGGATGGGACAAGGGCCATTACCAGCATCGAAGAAAGGGCACCTTCGTGGATCTCTGCTTCGGTGACAGAACCTCTTGAACAAGCAGAAGATGAAGAAAAGCCACCGACCGGAGAGGCGTTTGAAAGAGAAATTGTGGCAGAGGAAACCCACGTTATTACCAAAACTCTGCCAGAGAGCCAGGAGGCCGGTGATGACATGATTGCTAGCGAGGTGGAATTGACCTCTGAAGCTGTGACGGCTGCAGAAACCACAGAGCCATTCTGTGCTGAAGAAGCCGCAGAAGCCTCTGGTGCTGAAGAGACCGCCGACATGATTTCGGCTGTTTCCCAGTTAACGGAGTCTCCAGACACCACCGAGGAAGCAACACCTGTTCAGGAGGTGGCGGGCGGCGCGCCCGACGTGGAAGACCAGGCGAGGAGGACCCAGGAGGTGCTGTGGGCCGTTGCGGAAAAAGTCAGAGAAGAATCAGAGCTGCCTGAGGCCAGAGGGCCAGACGACATCATCCGGACAACCCAGAAAACACAAGCGATAATACCAGAGATGGTGGAAGAAGCAGAAGAGGATGCTCACGCCCTTGATCTGAAGGAAGCGATGGATGGAGCGTCCAAAGTACATGGACAAGAAGCTAAAACTGAGACTTTGACGCAGGGGACGGTGGCACAGGCCACCCCGGAAAGCTTGGAAGAAGTCCCTCCGGGCACAGAGAGCGCAGAGGCCAGGGAGCTTACCAGCATTTGTCTAGCTGAAACCGAGGCTGGGGTAAAACCAGAAACTATCCCAGAACAGCCTACTGCTGCTGATTCAGCTGAGACCCTCACAGACAATGAGACCAATGGAAGCACCCCAGAAGCTCCAAGTATAAGCCAGCAGGCCAAGATCATGGAAATCCACGGAGACGGTGAATTTCCATCAGGGACCCAATACCAGGTCACAGAAGGTGAGGTGCTTCCTGCACTGAAAGAGATGCCTCCCGAGCCGTCCGATTTTCAATCCCAGGAAGAAACACATTCAAAAACGGAAGAGGTTCTAGAACATACAGATAAAGAGGTAACAGTGGAAACTGTACCCATCCTTTCAGAGACTGAGGTGATTCAGGAGGCTGGCCGATGTGCTGATGTGGAAGCCAAAGAGGAACCATCTGTCGAACGACGTGCGCTGTCTTCTGACACAGAAATAACTGAGGAGAAGATAAGTGAAGTTGCCTTTGAGGATGAAGTTCCTAAAAAAGCTGAATTTGAAAAGAAGGATGATATCGAATTCCAGAGTCCTGCTAAGTCCCTCCCAACcccagtggagagagggatggTAGTCCAAGTGGAAAGGGACAAAATGGAACCAGAGCCAACCCAAGTGAACGAAGAGAAACTTGAGCACAAACCAGCTGTTACCGTATGTGAAGAGCTCAGTAAGCAACTGGTTCAGGCAGTGAATGTAACTGTCCTAGACGGGGAAAAGGAAGTCATCCGTTTTGAAGGAAGTTCTTCTCTGCTTGTTCATGAGGAAGTGGCATGCACAGAAATTCAAGTTCAAAGCTCTGAGGCCTCATTAGCTCTAACAGCTGCAGCAGTGGGGGAGAAGGTCTTAGGAGGAGCTATCAAGATTTTAGAAACAGCGGAAACTTTGGCATCTGCAGAGGCACGTTTAGTACCGGAAGAAAAGGCCTCAGAAAAAGATGAAGACTCTCCTGTTCAGCCGGGGGAAGACGCGGTGCCCACAGAGACTGAGCCTCAGGCCGAATCAATACCGGTGATAGTATCTGTTACGCCTGAAAAAGGCATCAGCGCTGACCTGGAAGGAGATAAAACCGCATCACAGAAATGGGAGTCAGATGGAGACGGCGAGCAGGTTGGTTGTCAGGAAGGCAGAGTGGGCAAAGCAAAAGAGGAAGATTTAAAGGCTGAAAATGAGATTTTGAACCTTGAGACAGAGAGCTGCAAACTTGTACAAAACATAATTCAGACAGCCGTTGACCAGCTGGGAAGTACAGAAGAAACAGCCACTACTTTCCAGACCCAGGCTCAGCTGACAGAAGCTGACAGCCAGGAAGCTGGGCAGAAAATCGAGAAAGAAGCAAGTGAACTTCAGGCCCACGCATTGGATGAAACACAAACCGTCGAGGCCAAAGAGGAGTCCTCACTAAGCGCCGAGGAACACGCACATCCAGATGTTTCCAAAGATGTGAATGAAGCTTCAGAGAAGATGGTGGCCACTAGGGTAGAAGGTTCTAGGGTAGATGACCAGCGGCTTGAAGAGGTAGCTCTCCCAtctgagggaaagagagaagcccCTGAAACAAAGTCTGTGCTAGAAGATGACGATGATGCTGAGTTTGGAGAAAGAACCGAGAAGTCACCGTTTGAATCCCAAGAAGATGAAAAAGGTGATGCTGCTGATGACCCCGGGAACCAAACCTCAGCCCCGGAAGAAGCTGAGGCCTCGGGAGGCTCAACCGAAGAGTCTCCAGATACAAATGGACCGAAACTGAAAGAGAAGGGAGACAGCCAGGAAGTAGAATTTCAGGAAGGAAAAGTGCAGAGCgagtcagaaaaagagatcaaaacacaaacacaggagGAGACACAGAACGAGAAGAGAGAACCAGCAAAACCTGAACCCACAGAATCCTAA